A genomic region of Desulfosarcina ovata subsp. ovata contains the following coding sequences:
- a CDS encoding TonB C-terminal domain-containing protein — translation MRTNVRVPVSFSDGRKADGQMSLAYPVAISLVCHMVFLALFVVTPSLRFDRPQPRSVISVSMVSMKKDASGTASSASADRKPPAAKKTADVKPAPPPKPVKKAVKKTAKPAVTPFPTPPKPKTSLKHKTFKSTQVVKKAIEQLETKVVKTPAAPEAQAASPEDLKSALNRLRQEVGKVEAAKSAASAKGGGEGRGTSTGKAGATPGPFNEDGKRSAELIDLYRIEVAFQIQKNWAFNEQLSGGDRSLASAIVFKVMPNGEIRDIFFTDRSGSTYLDESGYKAIVKSNPVDPHPSGLNLPYVEMGIRFTPQGIR, via the coding sequence ATGAGAACGAACGTTCGTGTGCCGGTGTCTTTCAGCGATGGGCGAAAGGCCGACGGCCAGATGTCGTTGGCTTATCCCGTTGCCATTTCCCTGGTTTGCCATATGGTGTTTCTGGCCCTGTTTGTGGTAACACCCAGCCTGCGTTTTGATCGGCCCCAGCCCCGCTCCGTGATCAGTGTCAGCATGGTTTCCATGAAAAAAGATGCCAGCGGAACCGCTTCATCGGCCAGCGCGGACCGGAAACCGCCGGCCGCCAAAAAAACTGCCGATGTCAAACCGGCGCCGCCACCAAAACCGGTTAAAAAGGCGGTTAAGAAGACGGCCAAACCCGCCGTTACCCCTTTCCCGACGCCACCGAAACCCAAGACATCGCTGAAACACAAAACCTTTAAGTCCACCCAGGTGGTCAAGAAGGCCATCGAACAGCTGGAGACGAAGGTGGTTAAAACGCCCGCCGCCCCTGAGGCGCAGGCCGCATCCCCGGAAGATCTAAAATCGGCCCTGAACCGGCTGCGCCAGGAGGTGGGCAAGGTCGAGGCCGCCAAATCGGCAGCGTCGGCAAAAGGGGGGGGTGAGGGCCGCGGTACGTCCACCGGCAAGGCAGGGGCCACCCCGGGGCCGTTCAATGAAGACGGTAAGCGAAGCGCTGAACTGATCGATCTGTATCGCATCGAAGTGGCTTTCCAGATCCAGAAAAATTGGGCCTTTAACGAACAGTTGTCCGGCGGTGACCGCTCCCTGGCCTCGGCGATTGTTTTCAAGGTGATGCCAAACGGTGAGATCCGGGACATCTTCTTTACGGACCGATCGGGAAGTACGTATCTTGACGAATCGGGCTACAAGGCCATCGTCAAGTCCAACCCGGTGGATCCGCATCCGTCCGGTCTCAACCTGCCATATGTGGAGATGGGGATCCGCTTCACACCCCAGGGTATCCGCTGA
- the tolR gene encoding protein TolR — MAIGSGSDRLMSDINVTPFVDVMLVLLIIFMVTAPMMVQGVDVALPEVSAKPMVTEKENITVTIDRESNVYINDFQVRMDFLRDKLEKILQGQTDREVFFRADKDVSYGMVVSVMAEIKAAGVEKLGMVTDPFDEPATDPMSGKKG; from the coding sequence ATGGCCATTGGCAGCGGCAGCGACCGGCTCATGTCGGATATCAACGTCACCCCCTTCGTGGATGTTATGCTGGTCCTTTTGATCATTTTCATGGTTACCGCCCCCATGATGGTTCAGGGGGTCGATGTCGCCCTTCCTGAAGTGAGTGCCAAACCCATGGTTACGGAAAAGGAGAATATCACCGTGACCATCGACCGGGAGAGCAACGTATACATCAATGACTTCCAGGTCCGCATGGACTTTCTCAGGGACAAGCTGGAGAAGATTCTGCAGGGGCAGACCGATCGGGAGGTTTTCTTCCGGGCCGACAAGGACGTTTCCTACGGCATGGTGGTTTCCGTGATGGCCGAAATCAAGGCGGCCGGCGTTGAAAAACTGGGGATGGTGACCGACCCCTTTGACGAGCCCGCCACTGACCCGATGTCCGGTAAGAAAGGCTGA